The Exiguobacterium mexicanum genome includes a window with the following:
- a CDS encoding ABC transporter permease, whose translation MWTETWLFTKRSLVTTIRNPFSFIPNLIISVFFLLVYTSGLSSVASLPQFDGSAYLNFILPVSIVSGAVGGAGGTGQALVRDIESGYFARLLLTPATRTAIVLGPMIAGMLQLLVQTLLIFGVAFLLGLSIPVGLPGFLFTVLLAIGFGLGFAGYSVGVALKTRNAQAAQAGTLLFFPLIFLSTTFVPKELIEAEWLKVAATFNPTTYIFEGMRAVLTQPTIDWSALSAGLAVAGAMSVIMVVFAATNARGALKQK comes from the coding sequence ATGTGGACTGAGACATGGCTCTTCACGAAACGGAGTCTCGTCACGACGATTCGAAATCCGTTCTCGTTCATCCCGAACTTGATCATCTCTGTCTTCTTCTTACTGGTTTACACGAGCGGACTGTCGAGTGTCGCGTCGCTTCCTCAGTTTGATGGGAGCGCCTATTTGAACTTCATCTTGCCCGTCTCCATCGTCTCAGGGGCGGTCGGTGGGGCCGGTGGGACGGGACAAGCGCTCGTCCGTGATATCGAGAGCGGGTACTTCGCCCGGTTGCTCCTCACGCCAGCGACGCGGACGGCGATTGTGCTCGGACCGATGATTGCCGGCATGTTGCAACTGCTCGTTCAGACACTCCTCATTTTCGGCGTCGCGTTCTTGCTCGGCTTGTCGATTCCGGTCGGTCTGCCTGGCTTTTTGTTCACGGTGTTGCTCGCCATCGGGTTCGGTCTTGGCTTTGCCGGGTATTCGGTCGGTGTCGCGCTGAAAACACGGAACGCTCAGGCCGCACAGGCCGGTACGCTCTTATTCTTCCCGCTCATCTTCTTATCGACGACGTTCGTCCCGAAAGAGTTGATTGAGGCCGAGTGGCTGAAAGTAGCGGCGACGTTCAATCCGACGACGTACATCTTTGAAGGGATGCGCGCCGTCTTGACGCAACCGACAATCGATTGGAGCGCGTTATCGGCTGGACTCGCCGTCGCCGGAGCGATGAGCGTCATCATGGTCGTGTTCGCGGCGACGAACGCGCGCGGCGCCTTAAAACAAAAATGA
- the rho gene encoding transcription termination factor Rho, with the protein MSQTTEPAKNYTLRELETKTLKELYEIAKEVNVPQYREARKRELMFRILKSQAESKDLYFLEGILEIIPPNPQSQNDGGFGFLRPINYSQSSEDIYIAASQIRRFNLRNGDLVTGKVRKPKENERFQGLLSVEAVNGETTDSTRNRDYFPALTPIYPEQQMVLETEPNHLSVRVMDMIAPVGFGQRGLIVAPPKAGKTSLLKEIANSITTNHPNVELIILLIDERPEEVTDIQRSVPGADVAYSTFDETPENHARISELVLERAMRLVEHKKDVVILLDSITRLTRAYNLSVPPSGRTLSGGIDPAAFHKPKKFFGAARNIEDGGSLTILGTALVDTGSRMDDVIYEEFKGTGNMELHLDRKLAERRIFPAIDIRRSGTRKEELLLGKGELDSLWTIRRTMNESPDFVDQFLRRVRETKTNLDFFAALEADKKKSRRPVKKTKTDL; encoded by the coding sequence ATGAGTCAAACGACAGAACCGGCTAAAAATTACACGCTTCGGGAACTCGAGACGAAGACGTTGAAAGAATTATATGAAATCGCGAAAGAAGTGAACGTGCCCCAATATCGAGAGGCACGCAAGCGCGAGCTCATGTTTCGGATTTTAAAATCACAGGCTGAATCGAAAGATCTTTATTTCCTCGAAGGCATCCTTGAGATCATCCCGCCAAACCCGCAGTCCCAAAATGATGGAGGCTTCGGTTTCCTCCGACCGATCAACTACTCTCAATCGTCTGAAGACATCTACATCGCCGCCTCGCAAATCCGGCGCTTTAATCTTCGCAACGGGGACCTCGTGACGGGGAAAGTCCGGAAACCGAAAGAGAATGAACGGTTCCAAGGGCTGCTCAGTGTCGAAGCGGTCAACGGTGAGACGACCGACTCGACTCGGAATCGGGATTACTTCCCGGCGCTCACGCCGATTTACCCGGAACAGCAGATGGTGCTCGAGACAGAGCCGAATCACTTGTCGGTCCGCGTCATGGACATGATCGCGCCTGTCGGATTTGGACAGCGTGGGTTGATTGTCGCCCCGCCGAAAGCCGGGAAGACATCGCTTTTAAAAGAGATCGCCAACTCGATCACGACGAACCATCCGAACGTCGAGTTGATCATTCTCTTGATTGACGAGCGGCCAGAAGAAGTGACGGACATCCAGCGCTCGGTGCCGGGCGCAGACGTCGCCTACTCGACGTTTGATGAGACACCGGAGAACCACGCCCGGATTTCAGAGCTCGTCTTAGAACGGGCGATGCGTCTCGTGGAACACAAGAAGGATGTCGTCATTCTGCTCGACTCGATCACGCGTCTGACACGAGCGTATAACTTGTCTGTCCCACCGAGCGGGCGGACGCTCTCCGGCGGAATCGACCCGGCCGCGTTCCATAAACCGAAGAAGTTCTTCGGGGCGGCCCGTAACATCGAGGACGGCGGCAGTTTGACGATCCTCGGTACGGCGCTCGTTGACACAGGGTCACGCATGGACGACGTCATCTATGAAGAGTTCAAAGGGACGGGCAACATGGAGCTCCATCTCGACCGGAAGCTCGCGGAACGCCGAATCTTCCCGGCCATCGACATCCGTCGTTCGGGAACGCGCAAGGAAGAATTGCTGCTCGGCAAAGGCGAGCTCGACTCGCTTTGGACGATTCGACGGACGATGAACGAGTCGCCAGATTTCGTCGATCAGTTCTTGCGGCGGGTCCGCGAAACGAAAACGAACCTCGACTTTTTTGCGGCGCTTGAGGCCGATAAGAAAAAGAGTCGACGCCCGGTGAAAAAAACGAAAACAGACTTGTAA
- a CDS encoding ATP-binding cassette domain-containing protein codes for MFTTLVRPTEGKARVNGFDVVKQEKDVRLSIGVALQETGIDKVLTGRELLVLQGRLFKMTKQEAETRAEELLRVVSLTEAADRRSGTYSGGMRRRLDLALTLVHRPTVLFLDEPTTGLDPASRIEIWNEVRRLNEEFGTTIFLTTQYLEEADELADRIAIIHHGKIVNEGTAEALKRLVGGETIAMTFHSDQEAAAAAALFGHAATGQHVAFELIDHTLMEVVRQLDERSLQPERLTVKQPSLDDVFLKVTGESYEGGVPDVD; via the coding sequence ATGTTCACGACGCTCGTCCGGCCGACCGAAGGGAAGGCGCGGGTGAACGGATTCGATGTCGTCAAACAAGAGAAAGACGTCCGGTTGTCCATCGGTGTCGCCCTGCAAGAGACCGGGATCGACAAAGTATTGACCGGGCGGGAACTGCTTGTCCTGCAAGGCCGGTTGTTCAAGATGACCAAACAAGAGGCGGAGACGCGCGCCGAGGAACTGCTCCGTGTCGTCTCGCTCACCGAGGCGGCCGACCGGAGAAGCGGCACGTATTCGGGCGGGATGCGGCGCCGTCTCGATTTGGCGCTCACGCTCGTCCATCGCCCGACCGTCTTGTTTTTAGATGAACCGACGACCGGGCTCGATCCCGCGAGCCGTATCGAGATTTGGAACGAGGTTCGACGGCTCAACGAGGAGTTCGGCACGACGATTTTTTTGACGACCCAGTACTTAGAAGAAGCGGATGAACTGGCCGACCGGATTGCCATCATTCATCATGGAAAAATCGTCAATGAAGGGACGGCTGAAGCGTTGAAACGACTCGTCGGCGGCGAGACGATTGCGATGACGTTTCACAGCGATCAAGAGGCGGCCGCAGCCGCTGCGCTGTTCGGTCATGCGGCGACCGGGCAACACGTAGCGTTCGAGCTCATCGACCATACGTTGATGGAAGTCGTGCGCCAACTCGATGAGCGTTCGCTTCAACCGGAACGTCTGACCGTGAAACAGCCGTCACTCGACGACGTCTTTTTGAAAGTGACCGGGGAATCATACGAAGGAGGTGTGCCCGATGTGGACTGA
- the fba gene encoding class II fructose-1,6-bisphosphate aldolase, whose translation MPLVSMTEMLNKAFEGKYAVGQFNINNLEWTQAILRAAEDEKSPVILGVSEGAAKYMGGFTTVVKMTEGLMHDYNITVPVAIHLDHGSSFDKCKAAIDAGFTSVMIDGSHHPIDENIEMTKQVVEYAHAKGASVEAEVGTVGGEEDGVVGGVQYADLDECVRVVKEAKVDALAAALGSVHGEYQGEPKLGFKEMEEIAEATKTPLVLHGGSGIPEHQIKKAIELGHSKINVNTECQQEWTRAVREKLNTDSKVYDPRKVIGPGVEAIYNVVTGKMREFGSSNQA comes from the coding sequence ATGCCATTAGTATCAATGACAGAAATGCTTAACAAAGCATTCGAAGGCAAGTATGCAGTCGGCCAATTCAACATCAACAACCTCGAGTGGACGCAAGCGATTCTTCGCGCTGCGGAAGACGAGAAATCACCAGTTATCCTCGGTGTATCAGAAGGTGCAGCGAAGTACATGGGTGGCTTCACAACAGTTGTTAAAATGACTGAAGGTCTCATGCACGACTACAACATCACTGTTCCAGTTGCAATCCACCTCGACCACGGTTCATCTTTCGACAAGTGTAAAGCAGCGATCGACGCTGGTTTCACGTCTGTTATGATCGACGGTTCACACCACCCGATTGATGAGAACATCGAAATGACGAAACAAGTCGTTGAATATGCACACGCTAAAGGCGCTTCAGTTGAAGCGGAAGTCGGCACAGTCGGCGGCGAAGAAGACGGCGTTGTCGGCGGCGTACAATACGCTGATCTCGACGAGTGTGTACGTGTCGTTAAAGAAGCGAAAGTTGACGCTCTTGCGGCAGCACTCGGTTCTGTACACGGAGAATACCAAGGCGAGCCAAAACTCGGCTTCAAAGAGATGGAAGAAATCGCAGAAGCGACTAAAACTCCACTCGTTCTTCACGGCGGTTCAGGTATTCCTGAGCACCAAATCAAAAAAGCAATCGAGCTCGGTCACAGCAAAATCAACGTTAACACAGAGTGCCAACAAGAATGGACTCGTGCCGTACGTGAGAAGCTCAACACGGACTCGAAAGTGTATGACCCACGTAAAGTCATCGGCCCTGGTGTCGAAGCGATCTACAACGTCGTTACTGGCAAAATGCGTGAGTTCGGTTCAAGCAACCAAGCATAA
- a CDS encoding DUF421 domain-containing protein produces MDQLRTMLQIILTGVGAYLAIILILRVSGKRTLAKMNAFDFIVTVALGSILATTLTSRQTPLLNGLTAFATLVFMQYVMAKLATRSKRVNQLIKSTPALLYYDGTYLEETMRRERVLEIEVLQAIRSSGTDFDQVEAVVLETDGTFSVLTSTDTVLRNVQTKKTTRFR; encoded by the coding sequence ATGGACCAACTGCGAACGATGCTACAAATCATACTGACCGGGGTGGGGGCCTATTTGGCGATCATCCTCATCTTGCGAGTCTCCGGAAAGCGGACACTCGCCAAAATGAACGCCTTCGATTTTATCGTCACCGTGGCGCTCGGATCAATTTTGGCGACGACACTCACGAGTCGCCAGACGCCGCTGCTGAACGGACTGACCGCGTTTGCGACGCTCGTGTTCATGCAATACGTCATGGCCAAATTGGCGACCCGCTCGAAACGTGTGAATCAACTGATCAAGTCGACGCCGGCACTGCTTTACTATGACGGGACATATTTAGAGGAAACGATGCGCCGGGAACGGGTGCTCGAGATTGAAGTGTTGCAGGCGATTCGATCGAGCGGGACGGATTTCGATCAAGTCGAGGCTGTCGTCTTGGAGACGGATGGGACGTTCTCGGTGTTGACGAGCACGGATACGGTGTTACGAAACGTCCAGACGAAAAAAACGACTCGGTTCCGATGA
- the fsa gene encoding fructose-6-phosphate aldolase gives MRFFIDTANVEDIKKAHQMGVIGGVTTNPSLVAKEGVDFHTRLREICEIVGDLSVSAEVIALDAAGMVEEGKELAAIAPNITVKVPMTPAGMEAVNTFSQLGIKTNVTLIFNANQALLAARAGASYVSPFIGRLDDIGQDGLDLVETIANIFAIHGIETEIIAASVRHPVHVTKAALLGADIATVPYKVIEQMMKHPLTDKGIEQFLADWNNAQSK, from the coding sequence ATGCGTTTTTTCATTGACACGGCAAACGTGGAAGACATCAAGAAAGCTCATCAGATGGGCGTCATCGGGGGCGTGACGACGAATCCATCGCTCGTCGCCAAAGAAGGCGTCGATTTCCATACACGGCTACGCGAAATCTGTGAGATCGTCGGGGATCTCTCAGTCAGCGCGGAAGTTATTGCGCTCGACGCAGCGGGTATGGTGGAAGAAGGAAAGGAACTTGCGGCCATCGCGCCGAATATTACTGTCAAGGTACCGATGACGCCAGCAGGGATGGAAGCGGTCAATACGTTTTCACAGCTCGGCATCAAGACGAACGTGACGCTCATCTTTAACGCCAACCAAGCGTTACTCGCGGCTCGGGCCGGCGCGTCATACGTCTCGCCATTCATCGGTCGCCTCGACGATATCGGTCAAGATGGCCTCGACCTTGTCGAGACGATTGCCAATATCTTTGCCATTCATGGGATCGAGACGGAAATCATCGCGGCTTCCGTTCGCCATCCGGTTCACGTGACGAAGGCGGCCCTCCTTGGAGCCGACATCGCCACGGTACCATATAAAGTCATCGAACAGATGATGAAACATCCGCTCACTGACAAAGGGATCGAGCAATTCTTAGCGGATTGGAACAACGCTCAATCCAAATAA
- a CDS encoding glycerol-3-phosphate dehydrogenase/oxidase: protein MEIRNFSAKERAKRYEQLTGERHDILVVGGGITGAGIALDAASRGMKTAVLEMQDFAAGTSSRSTKLVHGGLRYLKQFEVALVAEVGKERAIVYENGPHVTTPERMLLPMHKGGTFGPLSTAVGLMVYDFLAGVKRAERRVMLKPDEVIQKAPLVKKDGLVGGGYYVEYRTDDARMTIEVAKEAANHGALLMNYSKVTGLIYEQGKVVGVHVEDQIDGKTYEVYAKKVINATGPWVDVLREQDGSNKGKMLRLTKGIHLVIDQSKFPLKQAIYFDTPDGRMVFAIPRDGKAYVGTTDTFFDKDKAHPRMTTEDRDYILEAIHYMFPDVNVTADDVESSWAGIRPLIYEEGKDPSEISRKDEVWQSESGLITIAGGKLTGYRKMSETVVDLVAKLLKQEEGIVFLASRTKHMPMSGGHVGGSKGFDDFLTKKKAELKNLGLDDVKAEQLVRLYGSNIDRVIERMDSNAYDLPEYVYAQLMYGIEEESVVRAIDFLVRRTGAMFFDIDFVRDHKDGVLRCMADVFKWSDARLAEERAEVEKEIDLAVVPVTVE from the coding sequence ATGGAAATTAGAAATTTCTCAGCGAAAGAACGTGCCAAACGATACGAACAATTGACGGGGGAACGCCATGATATTCTCGTCGTCGGCGGAGGCATCACTGGTGCCGGGATTGCGCTCGATGCCGCATCCCGTGGGATGAAGACGGCCGTACTCGAGATGCAAGACTTCGCGGCCGGAACGTCGAGCCGCTCGACGAAACTCGTCCACGGAGGTTTACGTTATTTGAAACAGTTCGAAGTCGCACTCGTCGCCGAAGTCGGTAAAGAGCGGGCAATCGTCTATGAGAACGGGCCACACGTCACGACACCGGAGCGCATGCTGTTGCCGATGCATAAGGGCGGCACGTTCGGACCACTTTCGACCGCGGTCGGCTTGATGGTGTACGACTTCTTGGCCGGCGTCAAACGCGCAGAGCGCCGCGTGATGTTGAAACCGGATGAAGTCATTCAAAAAGCACCACTCGTAAAAAAAGACGGTCTTGTCGGTGGCGGATATTACGTCGAATATCGGACGGATGACGCTCGGATGACGATTGAAGTTGCGAAAGAGGCGGCCAATCACGGTGCCCTCTTAATGAACTACTCGAAAGTGACCGGTCTCATCTATGAGCAAGGCAAAGTCGTCGGCGTGCACGTCGAGGACCAAATCGACGGCAAGACGTATGAGGTCTATGCGAAGAAAGTCATCAATGCGACCGGACCTTGGGTCGACGTGCTCCGCGAGCAGGACGGCTCGAACAAAGGGAAGATGCTCCGCTTGACGAAAGGGATTCACCTCGTCATCGACCAATCGAAATTCCCGCTCAAGCAAGCGATTTACTTCGATACACCGGACGGACGGATGGTATTCGCGATTCCACGTGACGGCAAGGCGTACGTCGGGACGACGGACACGTTCTTCGATAAGGATAAGGCTCACCCACGTATGACGACCGAGGATCGCGACTATATTTTAGAGGCGATTCACTATATGTTCCCAGATGTCAATGTGACGGCAGACGACGTCGAGTCGAGCTGGGCCGGGATTCGTCCGCTCATCTATGAAGAAGGCAAAGACCCGTCTGAGATTTCACGTAAAGATGAGGTCTGGCAGTCAGAGAGCGGTTTGATTACGATTGCCGGCGGGAAGTTGACGGGTTACCGCAAGATGTCAGAGACAGTCGTCGATTTAGTGGCGAAACTGCTCAAACAAGAAGAAGGTATCGTCTTCCTCGCCTCGCGTACGAAGCATATGCCGATGTCGGGCGGCCATGTCGGTGGCTCGAAAGGGTTCGATGACTTCTTGACGAAGAAGAAGGCTGAACTGAAAAACCTTGGTCTCGATGACGTCAAAGCCGAGCAGCTCGTTCGTCTATACGGATCGAACATCGATCGTGTCATCGAGCGGATGGACTCGAACGCGTACGACCTTCCAGAGTACGTCTATGCACAACTCATGTACGGCATCGAAGAAGAGTCGGTCGTTCGGGCCATCGACTTCCTCGTCCGCCGGACCGGGGCGATGTTCTTCGACATCGATTTCGTCCGCGACCATAAAGATGGCGTGCTCCGTTGCATGGCTGACGTCTTCAAATGGTCGGATGCTCGTCTCGCTGAAGAGCGGGCCGAAGTCGAGAAAGAGATTGACCTCGCCGTTGTCCCCGTGACGGTTGAATAA
- a CDS encoding type B 50S ribosomal protein L31, with protein MKQGIHPEYRKVVFMDSTTEFKFISGSTRYSNETITMEDGNEYPLIRVDVSSDSHPFYTGRQKFASADGRIERFNKKYQR; from the coding sequence ATGAAACAAGGAATCCACCCAGAATACCGTAAAGTCGTATTCATGGACTCGACGACTGAGTTCAAATTCATCTCTGGTTCGACTCGTTACTCTAACGAGACAATCACGATGGAAGATGGTAACGAATACCCACTCATCCGTGTCGATGTATCTTCTGATTCGCACCCGTTCTACACAGGTCGCCAGAAATTCGCATCTGCAGACGGTCGTATCGAGCGCTTCAACAAGAAGTACCAACGTTAA
- a CDS encoding C40 family peptidase — MLKRFASIIVAATLAFSGLAFTTGEQAEAATGTFAYSKVNGLNIRTAPSLKSKVTTTMNKGQRYTYLGKVGSFYKINYKGSHRYISASSTYTYLKPNTKTATAKKVTTSSTSSARTKLVAESKKYLGTPYRYGGTTTSGFDCSGYTGHVYKKAINKSIPRDSRSQYAKSKKVSKSAIQAGDLVFFSHNGRTIQHVGMALSKTQMINSETGGVKYASFTSGYWAPRYVGAGTYL, encoded by the coding sequence ATGTTAAAGCGTTTCGCATCTATCATTGTCGCTGCCACTCTCGCTTTCTCGGGTCTTGCTTTCACAACAGGTGAACAAGCAGAAGCCGCTACTGGAACATTCGCTTACTCGAAAGTTAACGGCTTGAACATCCGCACAGCACCGTCGCTCAAATCGAAAGTCACGACAACGATGAACAAAGGCCAACGCTATACATACCTCGGTAAAGTTGGTTCGTTCTACAAAATCAACTACAAAGGGTCTCACCGTTATATCTCAGCTTCATCGACATATACGTACTTGAAGCCAAACACGAAAACAGCGACTGCGAAGAAAGTAACAACGTCTTCTACATCAAGCGCTCGTACGAAACTCGTAGCCGAGTCGAAGAAGTACCTTGGTACACCTTACCGTTACGGCGGAACGACAACTTCAGGATTTGACTGCTCAGGCTACACAGGTCATGTCTACAAAAAAGCCATCAACAAATCGATTCCACGTGATTCACGTTCGCAATACGCAAAATCGAAAAAAGTTTCGAAGTCAGCGATTCAAGCCGGCGACCTCGTGTTCTTCTCACACAACGGCCGCACGATCCAACACGTTGGAATGGCACTCAGCAAAACACAAATGATCAACTCTGAAACAGGCGGCGTTAAATACGCGAGCTTCACATCAGGTTACTGGGCACCACGTTATGTCGGTGCAGGCACGTACCTTTAA
- a CDS encoding YxeA family protein — protein sequence MKRVFAIGGVVFVLILGWRFIDTDRLFADVYYAKVPSAEVIDRGTTYTYEMIGYDEDGKKRPITFQDPTRLAEGDFLKVYVKDEGRVTAYEPVAESKVPAQLKDEQTDEPVAIPLP from the coding sequence ATGAAACGAGTATTTGCAATCGGTGGTGTCGTTTTCGTCTTGATTCTCGGATGGCGGTTTATCGATACAGACCGGCTGTTCGCCGACGTCTACTACGCGAAAGTACCGAGTGCGGAAGTGATTGACCGAGGAACGACATACACGTATGAGATGATCGGCTATGACGAAGATGGAAAGAAACGCCCGATTACGTTCCAGGACCCGACGCGCTTGGCTGAAGGTGATTTTTTGAAAGTATATGTCAAAGATGAGGGACGGGTGACCGCGTACGAACCGGTAGCCGAGTCGAAAGTGCCGGCCCAGCTGAAGGACGAACAGACCGATGAACCGGTAGCGATACCGTTGCCTTGA
- the glpX gene encoding class II fructose-bisphosphatase: MERSLSMELVRVTEAAALSSARWMGKGLKEEADDAATTAMREVFDTIPMKGVVVIGEGEMDEAPMLYIGEKVGNGYGSRLDVAVDPLEGTSIVATGTWGALAVLAVADAGDLLHAPDMYMDKIAVGPEAAGLISLDNSIEENIAIVAKAKNKNVEDVVVTILHRDRHEEMIQRVRATGARIKLIPDGDVAAAINTAFPKTGVDLLLGSGGAPEGVIAAVAMKCLGGDFQGRLLPEDEAQEKRCQDMGIADTGRILLLDDLVKGEDCIFAATGVTDGELLRGVQFTGQGGQTHSVVMRAKSGTVRFVEGIHSLKKKPKMVMKP, translated from the coding sequence GTGGAACGTAGTTTATCAATGGAATTGGTCCGAGTCACAGAAGCGGCAGCGCTATCTTCGGCTCGCTGGATGGGTAAAGGCTTGAAAGAAGAAGCGGACGACGCGGCGACGACCGCGATGCGTGAAGTGTTCGATACGATCCCGATGAAAGGGGTCGTCGTCATCGGTGAAGGTGAGATGGATGAGGCGCCGATGCTCTATATCGGTGAAAAAGTCGGGAACGGCTACGGCTCACGCCTCGACGTCGCCGTCGACCCGCTCGAAGGGACGAGCATCGTCGCGACGGGGACGTGGGGAGCGCTCGCCGTCCTCGCTGTCGCCGATGCCGGTGATTTGCTGCACGCGCCGGACATGTATATGGACAAGATTGCTGTAGGTCCGGAAGCGGCCGGATTGATTAGTCTCGATAATTCGATTGAAGAAAATATCGCCATCGTCGCCAAGGCGAAGAACAAGAACGTCGAAGACGTCGTCGTGACGATTTTACATCGTGACCGTCACGAAGAGATGATTCAACGCGTTCGGGCGACGGGTGCTCGCATCAAGTTGATTCCAGACGGTGACGTGGCCGCGGCCATCAACACGGCGTTCCCGAAAACGGGGGTCGATTTGTTGCTCGGTTCGGGCGGAGCGCCGGAAGGTGTCATCGCGGCCGTCGCGATGAAGTGCCTCGGCGGTGATTTCCAAGGCCGTCTGCTTCCTGAAGACGAAGCCCAAGAGAAGCGTTGCCAAGACATGGGCATCGCCGACACGGGCCGGATTTTGCTTCTAGACGACCTCGTCAAAGGCGAAGACTGCATCTTCGCGGCGACGGGCGTGACAGACGGGGAGCTTCTCCGCGGCGTTCAGTTCACCGGACAGGGCGGTCAGACACATTCGGTCGTCATGCGTGCCAAGTCGGGGACGGTCCGCTTCGTCGAAGGCATCCACTCCTTGAAGAAAAAACCGAAAATGGTCATGAAACCTTAA
- the murA gene encoding UDP-N-acetylglucosamine 1-carboxyvinyltransferase, with protein sequence MEILHIVGQQKLEGTVDISGAKQSALPCLVAALLTEEPVTIENVPVIEDVEVMLSLLQELGVAIERDGERMTLHAKDAVAMPLLGSETRKVRAAVYLLGVFAARFGKGAVGLPGGYAIGPRPIDLHLKALERLGIKVENESGLYHVNAEKLEGNRIYLDLRSFGATVSAMLAAVLAEGTTVIENAAIDPEIVDVATMLTSMGAHVIGAGTDEIRIKGVDKLHGCTHTLIPDRLEAGTFMIFGAVAGEVTVRNVIPTHLEGVIQKLMDYGAEVEVDEESITVRANAFRPIDIRVFHYSGYPTDLQPIMSAALLKANGTSVVTDKLYAQRFRHIAEMRRMNAQITLEDASAVIRGGSTLANAEMECADARSGAALVLAGLQASGESTVIHAEKLNDSYVDFVGKLKQLGALAWVDEVSE encoded by the coding sequence GTGGAAATTCTCCATATCGTAGGACAGCAAAAGCTTGAAGGAACAGTTGACATTAGCGGTGCCAAACAGAGCGCTTTGCCTTGTCTCGTCGCAGCACTGTTGACGGAAGAACCGGTGACGATTGAAAACGTCCCCGTGATCGAGGACGTCGAAGTGATGCTCAGTCTATTACAAGAACTCGGGGTCGCGATTGAACGGGACGGGGAGCGGATGACGCTTCATGCGAAAGACGCTGTCGCCATGCCGCTACTCGGCTCAGAAACGCGTAAAGTCCGAGCCGCTGTCTATTTGCTCGGGGTGTTTGCGGCTCGTTTTGGGAAAGGGGCCGTCGGGCTTCCCGGTGGATATGCGATTGGTCCACGACCGATCGATTTACATTTGAAAGCACTCGAACGTCTCGGGATTAAAGTCGAGAACGAATCGGGACTCTATCATGTGAACGCCGAAAAGTTGGAAGGGAATCGGATTTATCTCGACCTTCGCTCGTTCGGGGCGACGGTGAGCGCCATGCTCGCTGCCGTGCTCGCTGAGGGGACGACCGTCATCGAGAACGCGGCCATCGACCCGGAAATTGTCGACGTCGCGACGATGCTCACTTCGATGGGGGCACATGTCATCGGGGCAGGGACCGATGAGATTCGCATTAAAGGGGTCGACAAATTACACGGCTGTACGCATACGCTCATTCCTGACCGCTTAGAGGCCGGGACATTTATGATTTTTGGTGCTGTGGCAGGGGAAGTGACGGTACGAAACGTCATCCCGACCCACTTAGAAGGCGTCATCCAAAAGTTGATGGATTACGGGGCTGAAGTCGAAGTGGACGAAGAATCGATCACGGTGCGGGCGAACGCCTTCCGTCCGATCGATATTCGCGTCTTCCACTATTCGGGATATCCGACCGACCTGCAACCGATCATGTCGGCCGCGCTCCTAAAGGCGAACGGAACGAGTGTCGTCACGGATAAACTGTACGCCCAACGCTTCCGCCATATCGCGGAAATGCGACGGATGAACGCACAGATCACGCTCGAGGACGCTTCGGCCGTCATCCGTGGTGGGTCGACGCTCGCCAATGCGGAGATGGAATGTGCGGACGCGAGGAGCGGGGCGGCACTCGTCTTGGCAGGACTTCAGGCGAGTGGCGAATCCACGGTGATCCATGCGGAAAAATTGAACGATTCTTATGTCGATTTCGTCGGCAAACTAAAACAACTCGGCGCCCTCGCCTGGGTCGATGAGGTGTCCGAGTAA
- a CDS encoding response regulator, with translation MSRMLIADDQDGIRLMLAQVFQNLGIEVDTANDGLSAWEKLEQNGYDLVLLDMNMPRMFGHEVLRNMRQRDIDTPVMIMTAFGEKSTLEEVQRLGITAQFEKPFDIYGMSEKVKEVLKI, from the coding sequence ATGTCACGGATGTTGATCGCAGACGACCAAGACGGGATTCGGTTGATGTTGGCGCAGGTGTTCCAAAACCTCGGCATTGAGGTCGACACGGCGAATGACGGACTGAGCGCTTGGGAAAAGCTTGAACAGAACGGATATGATTTAGTATTGCTCGATATGAACATGCCGCGCATGTTCGGCCATGAGGTGCTCCGAAACATGCGTCAACGAGACATTGATACCCCGGTCATGATTATGACCGCGTTCGGCGAGAAATCGACACTCGAAGAAGTGCAACGCCTGGGCATCACCGCGCAATTTGAAAAGCCGTTCGATATTTATGGCATGAGTGAAAAAGTGAAAGAAGTCCTAAAAATCTAG